Proteins found in one Vicia villosa cultivar HV-30 ecotype Madison, WI unplaced genomic scaffold, Vvil1.0 ctg.000020F_1_1_2_unsc, whole genome shotgun sequence genomic segment:
- the LOC131621966 gene encoding uncharacterized protein LOC131621966 yields the protein MNVDPVTEGVDDQRLYFKRLYICYAACKESFKLSRHVIGLDGCFLKELCGGQIMAAIGGDPNDQMLPIAYAVVESENKDSWTWFLELLIADLGGANECLTYTFISDQQKGLLPAMDELLPNVEQRFCVIHLYNNFRKRFPGKMLKEVIWKEAKSTYAQAWEREMKRMRLANAEAYLHMMKTPPKFWSRSYFRTTNKCDDVLNNMSESFNSVILDSKGKPLVTMLEEIRTYLVERWAKNRMRFQDVSGNEILPNIRKKLEITSNFTNMWLVRMENEHIFEVRHLENPAETFSVNLKDLRCSCRRWELTGLPCVHAMASMKSRNFKVDDYIPDYYRVSTYKTVYKHVLYPVNGSNLWVRTPYPDVQPPKYRKMPGRPKKLRNLEQGEIDGSDKKMRMTGFIIKCSRCKKVVHNKLTCKVTPPAQPSQATVIDASQPSQATVTNTSQPSQATVTNTSQPTSTQVPATPSSASTQAYMSATQSSRGKQVTG from the exons ATGAATGTGGACCCTGTTACTGAAGGTGTTGATGACCAAAGATTATATTTTAAAAGGCTATACATTTGTTATGCAGCTTGTAAAGAAAGCTTCAAACTAAGTAGACATGTCATAGGATTGGATGGCTGCTTTCTGAAGGAACTCTGTGGGGGCCAAATTATGGCAGCTATAGGAGGGGATCCTAATGATCAAATGCTTCCTATAGCATATGCTGTGGTGGAAAGTGAAAATAAGGATAGCTGGACTTGGTTTTTGGAGTTGTTGATTGCTGACTTAGGAGGTGCTAATGAGTGTCTAACCTACACTTTCATTTCAGACCAACAAAAG GGGCTATTACCTGCAATGGATGAGTTGTTGCCCAATGTGGAACAAAGATTTTGTGTCATACACTTGTATAATAATTTTAGGAAAAGATTTCCTGGAAAGATGTTGAAGGAAGTTATCTGGAAGGAAGCAAAGTCAACATATGCTCAAGCTTGGGAAAGAGAGATGAAAAGAATGAGACTGGCCAATGCAGAAGCATATCTCCATATGATGAAGACTCCACCAAAGTTTTGGAGTAGATCCTATTTTAGGACAACCAACAAATGTGATGATGTGCTCAACAACATGTCTGAGTCATTTAACAGTGTAATTCTTGACTCTAAAGGAAAACCACTTGTGACAATGCTTGAAGAGATCAGAACTTACCTCGTGGAGAGATGGGCAAAAAACAGAATGAGGTTCCAAGATGTATCTGGTAATGAGATTTTACCCAACATTAGAAAGAAACTGGAAATAACTAGCAATTTTACCAACATGTGGCTTGTAAG AATGGAAAATGAGCATATATTTGAAGTGAGGCATTTGGAAAACCCAGCTGAGACATTCAGTGTGAATCTGAAGGATTTGCGTTGCTCATGTAGAAGATGGGAGCTAACAGGTCTCCCTTGTGTCCATGCAATGGCATCCATGAAGAGTAGGAATTTTAAGGTTGATGATTACATTCCTGACTACTATAGGGTTTCTACTTACAAGACAGTATACAAGCATGTTCTCTACCCGGTGAATGGGTCTAATTTGTGGGTCAGGACTCCATATCCAGATGTTCAGCCACCTAAGTATAGGAAGATGCCTGGTAGACCAAAGAAACTAAGAAATCTTGAGCAAGGAGAGATCGATGGGAGTGACAAAAAGATGAGAATGACAGGTTTTATTATTAAGTGTTCTAGGTGCAAGAAGGTTGTTCATAACAAGTTAACTTGCAAGGTGACACCACCAGCTCAGCCAAGTCAAGCAACAGTTATTGATGCATCTCAGCCAAGTCAAGCAACAGTTACTAATACAAGTCAGCCAAGTCAAGCAACAGTTACTAATACAAGTCAGCCAACTAGTACCCAGGTGCCTGCAACTCCGTCCTCAGCATCTACACAGGCTTACATGAGTGCAACACAATCTTCTAGAGGAAAGCAAGTGACAGGATAA
- the LOC131621967 gene encoding uncharacterized protein LOC131621967 — MKEKHCSAFFKETKSESNESCVLSRARAMPICYCGDAAVIRRANTDKNFRKKFWGCINYKGSEQRGCGFFKWFNEEVVEDKCEDLMHKFEILSKEFEKLKSRNEDLGNADVLVLAIRMFLVFECVL; from the exons ATGAAGGAAAAACATTGTTCTGCGTTCTTCAAAGAGACCAAATCAGAAAGCAACGAGTCTTGTGTTCTTAGTAGGGCTCGTGCTATGCCAATTTGTTACTGTGGTGATGCTGCTGTGATTCGTAGGGCAAACACTGACAAGAATTTCAGAAAGAAATTTTGGGGATGTATCAATTACAAG GGGTCTGAGCAAAGAGGTTGTGGTTTTTTCAAGTGGTTCAATGAGGAAGTGGTGGAAGACAAATGTGAAGATTTGATGCATAAGTTTGAAATCTTATCAAAGGAATTTGAAAAACTGAAGAGCAGAAATGAGGATTTAGGGAATGCT GATGTTTTAGTATTGGCAATTAGGATGTTTCTGGTTTTTGAATGTGTACTTTGA